CATCGCCGTAGCCAGCCTACTGCGGGATTTGGGAGGGACCGGCACCACCATTGCCGCCGGCTTTCTGCACGATATCGTAGAAGACACAGAAGTCACCCCCGAAGAACTCGAAGAACGATTTGGTCCCGAAGTCAGACAACTCGTAGAAGGAGTCACCAAACTTTCCAAATTTAACTTTTCCAGCAAAACCGAACGCCAAGCCGAAAACTTCCGCCGCATGTTCGTCGCCATGGCCAAAGACGTGCGCGTGGTGGTAGTCAAACTGGCCGACAGACTGCACAACATGCGGACCCTAGAGCACCTTCCCGACGAAAAACGCCGCCGCATTGCCCTAGAAACCCGAGAAATTTTTGCTCCCCTCGCCAACCGGTTGGGCATCGGTCGGTTTAAATGGGAACTAGAAGATTTGTCGTTTAAATATCTAGAACCGGAAGCCTACCGTCACATTCAAGAATTGGTCGCCGAAAGAAGAGCCGACCGCGAACAAAGATTGAGTACCGCCGCACAAATCCTGCGAGAACGCTTGGAAGAAGCCGGCATTCAATGTTTGGACGTCAGCGGCCGTCCCAAACATCTCTACAGCATCTACCAAAAAATGCAGCGGCAAGACAAAGCCTTCCACGAAATCTACGACGTGGCAGCCCTGCGGGTGTTAGTAGAAACCAAACCAGAATGCTATCGTGCTTTAGCCGTGGTTCACGACGCCTACCGACCCATTCCCGGTCGTTTCAAAGATTACATTGGTCTGCCCAAACCCAACCACTACCAATCTTTGCATACCGCCGTCATCGGTCACTCCGGCAAACCTTTAGAAGTGCAAATTCGCACCCTGCAAATGCACCACGTTGCAGAATACGGGATCGCCGCCCACTGGAAATACAAAGAAGGAGGTGGCAGCCACTGCATCAGTCCGGAAGACGAGAAATTTAGCTGGCTGCGGCAGTTACTGGAATGGCAAAACGACCTGAAAGACGCTCAGGAATACTTAGACAGCATCAAAGATAATTTATTTGAAGATGAAGTTTACGTATTTACGCCCCAAGGCGATGTGGTAGCACTGACGCGAGGTGCCACCCCCATCGATTTTGCTTACCGCATCCATACAGAAGTAGGCAACCACTGTGCTGGTGCCAAGGTAAACGATCGCATGGTGACCTTAGATACGGAATTGCAGAACGGCGATATTGTCGAGATTATCACCCAGAAAAACAGCCACCCCAGCCTCGACTGGCTGAACTACGCCGTCACCGCCAGCGCCCGCAACCGCATCCGCCAGTGGTACAAGCGATCGCACCGGGAAGAAAACATTGCCCGGGGTCGCAGCATGTTAGAAAAAGAAGTGGGCAAAAACGGCTTCGAAGCCCTATTAAAATCCGAACCCATGAAAGAAGCCGCCCAAGCCTGCAACTACCAAAC
This genomic interval from Geitlerinema sp. PCC 9228 contains the following:
- a CDS encoding bifunctional (p)ppGpp synthetase/guanosine-3',5'-bis(diphosphate) 3'-pyrophosphohydrolase; the protein is MDMATTTTCPIQVQIPDWLQSCLSNDGHSAANLSEGLSESDRDLIARSFTFAHNLHEGQCRASGEPYINHPIAVASLLRDLGGTGTTIAAGFLHDIVEDTEVTPEELEERFGPEVRQLVEGVTKLSKFNFSSKTERQAENFRRMFVAMAKDVRVVVVKLADRLHNMRTLEHLPDEKRRRIALETREIFAPLANRLGIGRFKWELEDLSFKYLEPEAYRHIQELVAERRADREQRLSTAAQILRERLEEAGIQCLDVSGRPKHLYSIYQKMQRQDKAFHEIYDVAALRVLVETKPECYRALAVVHDAYRPIPGRFKDYIGLPKPNHYQSLHTAVIGHSGKPLEVQIRTLQMHHVAEYGIAAHWKYKEGGGSHCISPEDEKFSWLRQLLEWQNDLKDAQEYLDSIKDNLFEDEVYVFTPQGDVVALTRGATPIDFAYRIHTEVGNHCAGAKVNDRMVTLDTELQNGDIVEIITQKNSHPSLDWLNYAVTASARNRIRQWYKRSHREENIARGRSMLEKEVGKNGFEALLKSEPMKEAAQACNYQTTEDLLAALGYGEVTLVQVVNRLRDAAKSRQKEEEQQEATSLEEEVAVREMNAAPPAPPASTGKSPITGIEGMVYRLAGCCNPVPGEPIIGVVTQGNRGISIHRQGCHNLEQVDGDRLIPVNWNQNQVEVAKAPTYPINIQIEVMDRVGVLKDILSRLSDNNVNVRKAEVKTYPCKPAAIDLCIDIRNRQQLDRIFNQIRQMSDVIHLRRLGNSQED